A stretch of Primulina tabacum isolate GXHZ01 chromosome 13, ASM2559414v2, whole genome shotgun sequence DNA encodes these proteins:
- the LOC142522700 gene encoding putative WRKY transcription factor 65: MLISVERAVAMDDGFNSTRFASGIRDSENSPENSRDTRGSAVSNEFKIASASNRRSGRRAIQKRIISVPLGEAAGLKQKVDQVSAPPSDSCTWRKYGQKPIKGSPYPRGYYKCSSSKGCPARKQVERCRMDPKMMVVAYSREHNHPTPACRSSHHTTNNRRTTDRSRAAANVTTSTSEREEEQQEEEPAPQEEEIKKPVINLSTESHEIILGERFSNVYEEPLSNGGEFGWLTDFESTSSCTILDSPVLAEESRIAATDNEMSTIFKVREEDESLFADLGELPECSMVFGRGRGGETAVLHG, encoded by the exons ATGCTTATTTCTGTCGAGAGAGCGGTGGCTATGGATGATGGATTCAACAGTACCCGATTCGCTAGTGGGATACGAGATTCTGAGAACTCGCCGGAGAACAGCAGAGATACGCGGGGCTCCGCTGTGTCCAATGAGTTCAAGATCGCCTCCGCCTCCAATAGGAGAAG TGGAAGAAGAGCCATACAGAAGAGAATTATTTCGGTTCCACTCGGAGAAGCGGCAGGGTTGAAGCAGAAAGTTGATCAGGTGAGTGCTCCACCGTCGGATTCTTGTACATGGAGAAAGTACGGCCAAAAGCCCATCAAAGGTTCCCCCTACCCCAG AGGTTATTACAAGTGCAGTAGCTCAAAGGGCTGTCCGGCCAGAAAGCAAGTTGAAAGGTGTAGAATGGATCCTAAAATGATGGTGGTGGCGTATTCTCGTGAACACAACCACCCTACGCCGGCTTGTCGAAGTAGTCATCACACCACCAACAACCGCCGTACGACCGACAGATCCCGCGCCGCCGCAAACGTCACGACTTCTACATCAGAAAGAGAGgaagaacaacaagaagaaGAACCTGCACCCCAAGAAGAGGAGATCAAGAAACCTGTAATTAATCTTTCCACTGAATCTCATGAAATCATTTTAGGGGAAAGATTTAGCAACGTGTACGAGGAGCCCTTGAGCAATGGCGGCGAATTCGGTTGGTTGACTGACTTCGAGTccacgtcatcttgtacaattCTAGATAGCCCAGTTTTAGCAGAGGAATCGAGGATTGCCGCCACCGACAATGAAATGTCGACGATTTTTAAAGTTCGAGAAGAAGACGAGTCGCTTTTCGCTGATCTTGGTGAGTTGCCGGAGTGTTCTATGGTGTTCGGCCGGGGGAGGGGTGGAGAAACGGCGGTTCTGCACGGATGA